From one Amia ocellicauda isolate fAmiCal2 chromosome 17, fAmiCal2.hap1, whole genome shotgun sequence genomic stretch:
- the dgcr6 gene encoding protein DGCR6 has product MSLNEELCLSMESYPALYENQSDSTKQQERHYYLLSELQNLVKDLPSSFQQRLSYTTLSDLALALIDGTVFEIVHGLLEIQHLTERNLYNQRQKLHSEHRGLKQELVRKHKEALQSCKSHNLAVLRGNQQVEIESLEQRIKDEQRMMDEKIVVEMDQKVVDQQTTLEKAGVPGFYITTNPQELTLQMNLLELILKLQQKESQSGSLFS; this is encoded by the exons ATGAGTTTAAATGAAGAGCTCTGTCTGAGTATGGAGAGCTACCCTGCTTTGTACGAAAACCAGTCTGACTCCACGAAACAACAGGAAAGACATTACTACCTGCTGTCTGAACTGCAGAACCTCGTTAAGGACTTACCCAG TTCATTCCAGCAGCGTCTTTCCTATACCACACTCAGTGACCTGGCACTCGCCCTGATAGATGGCACTGTGTTTGAGATAGTTCATGGGCTCTTGGAGATCCAGCACCTGACTGAGAGGAACTTGTACAACCAACGGCAGAAACTgcacagtgagcacagag GGCTCAAACAGGAGCTAGTCCGGAAGCATAAGGAGGCCCTTCAGTCCTGCAAATCGCATAATCTGGCTGTACTCAGAGGGAACCAGCAGGTGGAGATAGAG tCTTTGGAACAGCGTATAAAAGATGAGCAGAGAATGATGGATGAAAAAATTGTGGTGGAGATGGATCAGAAGGTGGTTGACCAGCAGACTACCCTGGAAAAGGCTGGTGTTCCTGGCTTCTACATCACCACTAACCCACAG GAGCTGACCTTACAGATGAACTTGCTTGAACTGATTCTCAAACTGCAACAGAAGGAGTCTCAGTCTGGAAGCCTGTTTTCTTAA
- the slc7a4 gene encoding cationic amino acid transporter 4, producing MVSRLRSCTPAVRFCQKLNRLKTLEDNMMETSLKRCLSTVDLALLGIGGMVGSGLYVLTGTVAKDTAGPAVVLSFLIAGIASLMAALCYAEFGARVPKTGSAYMFTYVSMGEIWAFLIGWNVVLEYMIGGAAVARAWSGYLDSIFNHTIKNFTETHIVHWDIPFIAHYPDLMAAGILLVATCFISFGARVSSWLNHIFSAVSLAVIIFILIFGFILAEPANWSKKEGGFAPFGISGVMAGTATCFYAFVGFDVIAASSEEAKNPQKSIPIATAISLALAATAYILVSTVLTLMVPWHTLDPESALSDAFFRRGYSWAGFIVAIGSICAMNTVLLSNLFSLPRIIYAMAEDGLFFQIFSRINPVTKVPVIAIMVFGTLMALMALIFDLEALVQFLSIGTLLAYTFVAASVIVLRFQPEKSSSTTSTSTTNSNVEPSTVEPQPSTQDSGELKEYESFSDKLQLVEMQKKAKERREPGQLKANFEPYLKFLSNCEPGEVVSFSVLALMVCTICLCAVLIFGHNHLELPVWSFSLLVSFFAMGFMISMALIWVHEQQQKTKTFQVPLVPLIPAISIFLNVFLMLKLSPMTWIRFSVWLVAGLLVYFGYGIWHSKENQRVPKTCDLSARYVVLPSGSLVETVQAVQPDPQDAPQPAPTAKHSNR from the exons ATGGTTAGCCGGTTACGGAGCTGTACCCCAGCGGTGCGCTTCTGTCAGAAGCTGAATCGACTGAAAACTCTGGAGGACAACATGATGGAGACATCCTTAAAGAGGTGTCTGTCCACCGTGGACCTGGCCCTGCTGGGCATCGGGGGAATGGTTGGCTCTGGTCTGTACGTCCTGACGGGTACAGTGGCGAAAGATACTGCTGGGCCAGCGGTGGTCCTCTCTTTCCTCATTGCTGGCATTGCTTCCTTGATGGCGGCCTTGTGTTATGCAGAGTTTGGTGCCCGGGTGCCAAAGACTGGTTCTGCCTACATGTTCACTTACGTCTCGATGGGGGAGATCTGGGCCTTTCTGATTGGCTGGAATGTGGTTTTGGAGTACATGATTGGAGGAGCTGCTGTGGCTCGAGCTTGGAGTGGCTACCTGGACTCCATTTTCAACCACACCATAAAGAACTTCACTGAGACCCACATTGTGCATTGGGACATCCCTTTCATTGCCCATTACCCTGACCTCATGGCGGCGGGCATCCTCCTGGTTGCTACATGCTTCATCTCCTTCGGCGCCAGAGTGTCCTCCTGGCTCAACCATATCTTCTCAGCTGTCAGCTTGGCTGTAATCATTTTCATCCTCATCTTTGGCTTCATCTTGGCTGAACCTGCCAACTGGAGCAAAAAAGAAGGTGGCTTTGCCCCTTTTGGCATCTCCGGTGTGATGGCTGGTACTGCGACCTGCTTTTATGCCTTTGTTGGCTTTGATGTGATTGCTGCTTCCAGTGAAGAGGCCAAGAACCCACAGAAGTCCATCCCCATAGCAACAGCCATTTCCCTCGCTCTTGCAGCTACTGCCTACATCCTGGTCTCAACAGTCCTCACACTGATGGTGCCCTGGCATACTCTGGACCCTGAATCGGCACTGTCTGATGCATTCTTCCGCAGAGGATACAGCTGGGCGGGTTTCATTGTGGCCATCGGATCAATATGCG CCATGAACACAGTGCTCCTCAGTAACCTCTTCTCTCTCCCGCGCATCATCTATGCCATGGCGGAAGATGGCCTCTTCTTCCAGATCTTCTCCCGGATTAACCCTGTGACCAAGGTGCCAGTCATTGCCATCATGGTGTTCGGGACCCTCATGGCCCTGATGGCACTCATCTTTGACCTGGAAGCGCTGGTGCAGTTCCTGTCCATTGGCACCCTTCTGGCCTACACCTTCGTTGCGGCTAGTGTGATCGTGCTGAGGTTTCAGCCCGAGAAATCCAGCTCTACCACTTCCACCTCCACCACCAACTCGAACGTAGAGCCCTCCACAGTGGAGCCCCAGCCATCTACCCAGGACAGCGGCGAGCTAAAGGAATACGAATCCTTCTCTGACAAGCTACAGCTGGTGGAGATGCAGAAGAAAGCCAAGGAGCGTCGGGAGCCCGGGCAGCTGAAGGCCAACTTTGAGCCTTACCTGAAGTTCCTGAGCAACTGTGAGCCCGGAGAGGTGGTGTCGTTCTCAGTCCTGGCTCTGATGGTCTGCACGATCtgcctgtgtgctgtgctgatcTTTGGGCACAACCACCTAGAGTTACCAGTCTGGAGCTTCTCTCTACTGGTCAGCTTCTTTGCCATGGGGTTCATGATTAGCATGGCCTTAATCTGGGTCCATGAACAGCAACAGAAGACCAAGACATTCCAG GTCCCTCTAGTGCCCTTAATCCCAGCAATCAGCATCTTCCTCAATGTGTTCCTCATGTTAAAGCTCAGTCCCATGACCTGGATACGATTCTCCGTCTGGCTGGTAGCAG GGCTCTTGGTCTATTTTGGCTATGGGATCTGGCACAGCAAGGAGAATCAGCGGGTGCCCAAGACCTGTGACTTGAGCGCCCGCTATGTGGTGCTGCCCAGCGGGAGCCTGGTGGAAACAGTCCAAGCAGTGCAGCCTGACCCACAGGATGCCCCCCAGCCAGCGCCAACCGCGAAGCACAGCAACAGATGA